From a region of the Mercurialis annua linkage group LG1-X, ddMerAnnu1.2, whole genome shotgun sequence genome:
- the LOC126665351 gene encoding uncharacterized protein At1g01500, with translation MEDPYETSSNGDEARNSNLQIVRYSPFQLCTKFSSPWFDLRVFYVRISNFKVDDSTPEFLTLNHIPLSPDTLLEVNGVRCSMNSDGVSSFLRRDRVDKKSEEATFVSTDSVRFTGSVKFEVFDSDDLILSGVLEMCSSNGFIAESNSNTKKWSMNCESDVTAVTGFLKGKHIAGTELPTIEVYVTGCFAGMPIILTKTLQLGYRKKHIRKGMLDAIPEYETTESEKIVSSEQDLQVSEYRSYKPENEEDYGDMYWRRTEYLDGEDGELSWFNAGVRVGVGIGLGICLGLGIGVGLLVRTYQSTSRNFKRRLL, from the exons ATGGAGGATCCTTATGAAACATCAAGCAATGGTGATGAAGCAAGGAATTCCAATCTACAGATCGTTAGATATTCTCCATTCCAACTTTGTACCAAGTTTTCTTCACCATGGTTTGATTTGAGAGTGTTTTATGTTAGAATTAGTAATTTCAAGGTTGATGATTCGACCCCGGAGTTTCTCACTCTCAATCATATCCCTTTAAGCCCTGATACCCTTTTAGAAGTTAATGGTGTTCGATGTAGCATGAATTCCGACGGTGTTTCTTCCTTCCTAAGAAGGGATCGAGTCGATAAGAAATCTGAAGAAGCTACTTTTGTTAGCACGGATAGTGTTAGATTCACAGGGAGTGtgaaatttgaagtttttgacTCTGATGATCTTATTCTATCCGGAGTTTTGGAGATGTGTTCCAGCAATGGTTTTATCGCGGAATCAAACAGCAATACGAAGAAGTGGAGTATGAATTGTGAATCAGATGTCACAGCCGTTACTGGCTTTTTGAAAGGGAAACACATTGCTGGTACTGAATTACCAACTATTGAGGTCTATGTTACGGGCTGTTTTGCCGGTATGCCCATCATATTAACCAAGACGTTGCAGCTTGGTTATCGGAAGAAGCATATTAGGAAAGGCATGTTGGATGCAATTCCGGAGTATGAGACCACAGAATCAGAGAAAATCGTTTCATCTGAACAAGATCTGCAG GTATCAGAGTATAGAAGTTACAAGCCAGAAAATGAAGAAGATTACGGTGACATGTACTGGAGGAGAACCGAGTATTTGGACGGTGAAGACGGTGAACTATCATGGTTTAATGCTGGTGTAAGAGTTGGAGTAGGCATTGGACTTGGGATTTGTCTTGGACTTGGTATAGGAGTAGGTTTACTGGTTCGTACATACCAATCAACTTCTCGAAACTTTAAAAGACGGCTTCTATGA